One region of Anthonomus grandis grandis chromosome 22, icAntGran1.3, whole genome shotgun sequence genomic DNA includes:
- the LOC126749133 gene encoding OTU domain-containing protein 5-A, with protein MTILPAIRNSTEENKETNPQNGSVDRSNRRSDISSIQIAENNTSARRSPFPLKERLRKRFKESNRSRDLEREREQKREIRREQKRDRIAVAKRDIGAEPLLDNTSDNVEQAVEPPCNNSLTKANELKEESTGFNSEDEYDENSFKNRLLSDEEWQKRDEFFYRCMSSLGWEIKQMNEDGACLFRSIADQIYGDQELHHQVRQDCMNYIVKNRDYFEPYVTEDFDKYVARKRTWYVHGNHLEIQAMSELYNRNIEVYCYQIEPINIFNCSSRLVNSYEPIRLSYHRMCHYNSISDPSKPSVGVGLGLPNYHPIDIDRRRVHDAVRASEQLLIEQTMLEDKLKATDWEATNEAIEEQVARESYIQYFRDTEKRLKQQGHPLASGSSSTITSASISSPRTTASRRGSVSPKGCQSPKASSSPKSTNVTPLASPRNTFGSTTETDTRDVVLPSYVPTKEEEAFAKRVYNSPRRISEQNDTDFSIGNFIAKEEAGSSSLFGSNLGGYEDFDQEIMAQVLAESQQMYLDELKIKSRKRNGSPEPSTSS; from the exons aAAAGAACGCCTTAGAAAAAGATTTAAGGAGTCAAATCGGTCGCGAGATcttgaaagagagagagaacagAAACGGGAGATCCGCAGAGAACAAAAACGAGATAGAATTGCGGTTGCTAAAAGAGATATTGGAGCAGAGCCATTATTGGATAATACATCGGACAACGTTGAGCAGGCTGTTGAACCTCCGTGCAATAATAGTTTAACGAAAGCAAATGAACTAAAAGAAGAATCAACAGGGTTTAACAGCGAAGATGAATATGATGAAAATAGCTTTAAGAACAGGCTCCTTTCTGATGAAGAGTGGCAGAAG agagatGAATTTTTCTACCGTTGTATGTCTAGCTTAGGATGGGAAATTAAACAGATGAATGAAGATGGTGCATGCCTCTTTAGATCCATCGCTGATCAAATTTACGGCGATCAGGAACTTCACCACCAAGTCAGACAAGATTGTATGAACTATATT gttaaaaatCGTGATTATTTCGAGCCGTATGTTACTGAagattttgataaatatgtGGCCAGAAAACGCACATGGTATGTTCATGGTAACCATCTCGAAATTCAAGCAATGAGTGAACTATACAACCGAAATATAGAAGTGTACTGTTACCAGATTG agccaatcaatattttcaattgctCCTCTAGATTAGTGAACAGTTATGAGCCAATTAGACTTTCCTATCACAGAATGTGCCACTACAATTCAATCAGCGATCCTAGTAAACCATCTGTAGGGGTTGGTCTAGGTTTGCCAAACTACCATCCTATTGACATTGACAGAAGGCGCGTCCATGATGCGGTCAGAGCCAGTGAGCAATTACTTATTGAACAg ACTATGCTTGAAGATAAACTAAAAGCAACTGACTGGGAGGCCACAAATGAAGCCATAGAAGAGCAAGTAGCAAGAGAATCATACATTCAATATTTTCGCGATACTGAAAAGAGGTTAAAGCAACAAGGACATCCACTAGCTAGTGGCAGCAGCTCTACTATCACCTCAGCATCAATTTCGAGTCCACGAACAACAGCTTCTCGTAGGGGATCTGTTTCTCCCAAAGGTTGTCAGTCTCCTAAGGCTAGTAGTTCACCCAAGAGTACTAATGTAACTCCATTGG CATCTCCACGAAATACATTCGGGTCGACCACTGAAACTGATACCCGAGATGTTGTTTTACCTTCCTATGTACCTacaaaagaagaagaagctTTTGCTAAAAGAGTATATAACTCGCCTCGTAGAATTTCAGAGCAGAATGATACAGATTTCTCTATTGGAAATTTTATAGCCAAGGAAGAAGCTGGCTCTTCTTCTCTTTTTGGTAGTAATCTTG GTGGATATGAAGATTTTGATCAAGAAATCATGGCACAGGTCCTAGCAGAATCACAGCAGATGTATTTAGATGAGCTTAAAATTAAGAGCAGAAAGAGGAATGGTTCTCCTGAACCTTCAACGTCCAGCTAA